The following are from one region of the Pseudodesulfovibrio piezophilus C1TLV30 genome:
- a CDS encoding 2-oxoacid:ferredoxin oxidoreductase subunit beta: MNTFTGNEIIHQYLRHNKKFPHVLCAGCGHGIVLGTLIRSLHSLGIPKDDVVIVAGIGCSGRLAVYVDFNTIHTTHGRALTFATGIKMANPKLNVITIMGDGDALSIGGNHLIHAARRNIGVTALILNNNIYGMTGGQSSPATPAGSTTMTNPYGQLDKSFDTVELARGAGANYVARGTVFHVRKLERVLTDAIARPGFSVVEAITPCHTQYGRKNSYKTPVDMYKWMKKAAVPIDRYNEMPEQEREDRIPIGVFVQKDRDGFEEKYSALQRRLLEQVEKGDK, encoded by the coding sequence ATGAATACATTTACCGGAAATGAAATAATTCATCAATATTTGAGGCATAACAAGAAATTTCCTCATGTATTGTGTGCAGGTTGTGGGCATGGCATCGTGCTCGGTACTCTTATCCGCTCTCTTCACTCTTTGGGAATTCCCAAGGATGATGTTGTCATTGTTGCTGGGATTGGGTGCTCGGGGCGGTTGGCTGTTTATGTGGATTTTAACACTATTCACACCACACACGGGCGTGCTTTGACTTTCGCTACTGGTATCAAGATGGCCAATCCCAAGCTTAACGTCATAACCATCATGGGTGATGGAGATGCCTTATCCATAGGTGGGAATCATCTTATCCATGCGGCCAGAAGGAATATTGGTGTTACAGCCTTAATCCTCAATAATAATATTTATGGAATGACTGGTGGTCAAAGTTCTCCCGCGACACCGGCGGGTTCAACCACCATGACTAATCCATATGGTCAGCTTGATAAGAGCTTCGACACCGTTGAATTGGCCAGAGGGGCTGGGGCTAATTATGTGGCACGAGGAACTGTCTTTCACGTCAGAAAGCTTGAGAGAGTTTTGACCGATGCTATTGCCCGGCCTGGCTTCAGTGTGGTTGAAGCCATCACCCCGTGCCATACGCAATATGGGCGTAAAAATAGCTATAAGACTCCTGTGGATATGTACAAATGGATGAAAAAAGCGGCAGTGCCCATAGATCGATATAATGAAATGCCAGAGCAGGAACGCGAAGACCGTATTCCTATCGGAGTTTTCGTGCAGAAAGATCGAGATGGCTTTGAGGAAAAGTATTCCGCCTTACAAAGACGGCTCCTTGAGCAAGTTGAAAAGGGGGACAAATAA
- a CDS encoding 2-oxoacid:acceptor oxidoreductase subunit alpha: MPRPKKHREIFALGNEAVVEGALLAGCSFYSGYPITPSSEIMEIMANRLPKLEDGVFLQMEDEIASMGAVIGASLAGRKVLTATSGPGFSLKQENLGYAIMAETPLVLVNVMRGGPSTGLPTCPAQGDVQQARWGTHGDHPIIVLSASNVQECMDMTITAFNMAEKYRTPVILLLDEVTAHTREKIEIPNEGDYEVFSRTIPSMPPEWYKPYEETVRGVPPMPPLGSGYRFHTTGLTHDRNGFPTQRPEEVVELMERIHRKIDQFFYDIQLVGEYLLDDADIVVIAYGSVARSAELAVQKARENGMKAGLLKLKTLFPYPRRKTEKVLAHAKTLVVPEMNMGQMSREVKRVNMGRAAVRTINRIDGQIVTPTEILKVIMQG, encoded by the coding sequence ATGCCTAGGCCCAAAAAACATAGGGAAATTTTTGCTTTAGGTAATGAGGCAGTGGTTGAGGGAGCTCTTTTGGCAGGATGTTCTTTTTATAGTGGATATCCTATCACGCCTTCTTCCGAAATTATGGAGATCATGGCCAATAGGCTCCCAAAGCTTGAAGATGGAGTTTTTCTTCAAATGGAAGATGAAATAGCAAGTATGGGTGCCGTCATTGGTGCTTCTCTTGCTGGTAGAAAGGTTTTAACAGCAACCAGTGGTCCTGGCTTTTCACTGAAGCAGGAAAATCTTGGATACGCTATCATGGCTGAAACTCCATTGGTTTTGGTAAATGTTATGCGGGGCGGCCCATCCACGGGGTTACCAACATGTCCGGCTCAGGGAGATGTACAACAAGCGCGGTGGGGAACTCATGGAGATCATCCTATAATCGTTTTATCTGCATCCAATGTTCAGGAATGTATGGATATGACAATTACGGCGTTTAACATGGCTGAAAAATATCGAACTCCAGTCATATTACTTCTTGATGAGGTGACCGCCCATACGCGTGAGAAAATAGAGATTCCTAATGAGGGTGATTATGAGGTGTTTTCTCGAACTATCCCCTCTATGCCACCAGAATGGTATAAGCCGTATGAAGAGACCGTTCGCGGAGTTCCGCCCATGCCACCGCTTGGTTCAGGATATCGTTTTCATACGACAGGTTTGACACACGATCGGAATGGATTTCCCACTCAGCGCCCTGAAGAAGTCGTTGAATTGATGGAGCGCATTCATCGTAAAATTGATCAATTTTTTTATGATATTCAATTGGTAGGCGAATATCTACTCGACGATGCCGATATTGTCGTCATTGCGTATGGCAGCGTTGCCAGGTCTGCCGAACTCGCCGTTCAAAAAGCCCGAGAGAATGGTATGAAAGCCGGACTCTTGAAGCTCAAGACTTTGTTTCCATATCCTCGTCGAAAAACCGAAAAGGTTTTAGCTCATGCTAAAACCCTTGTTGTACCAGAAATGAATATGGGGCAGATGTCGAGAGAGGTTAAGCGAGTGAATATGGGGAGGGCTGCAGTTCGTACCATCAATCGTATTGACGGGCAGATTGTCACTCCTACCGAAATTCTCAAGGTTATCATGCAGGGATAG
- a CDS encoding precorrin-8X methylmutase: MPKIMLQNFKKPEEIEAESFRIIDSEIPEPRKFDGQKWQIVRRMIHTTADFEMLDLVRFHENALESGIEALRSGATLVTDTEMAKRGIPVRRLTPLGCQVHCLMNDKRVVIRAKNEGITRAKAAIDIAIQEIKPKIYIVGNAPTALIRLVEHFDLGNVSPALVVGMPVGFVNAAESKYLLMSRDIPYIAVEGRKGGSALAASVINALALLAL, encoded by the coding sequence ATGCCAAAAATAATGCTTCAGAATTTTAAAAAACCCGAAGAAATCGAAGCTGAATCGTTTCGCATTATCGATTCGGAAATCCCTGAACCGCGAAAATTTGATGGCCAAAAATGGCAAATAGTCCGCCGTATGATTCACACAACGGCTGACTTTGAAATGCTCGATCTTGTCAGATTTCATGAAAATGCCTTGGAGTCAGGAATTGAAGCCCTGCGCTCAGGAGCAACCTTGGTTACTGATACGGAGATGGCCAAACGAGGTATTCCTGTTCGTAGACTTACCCCCTTAGGCTGCCAGGTTCATTGTCTTATGAATGACAAAAGAGTGGTCATAAGAGCGAAGAATGAAGGTATTACGAGAGCTAAAGCAGCTATCGACATCGCGATTCAAGAAATAAAACCGAAGATTTATATTGTTGGGAATGCTCCTACAGCGCTCATTCGGCTTGTTGAACATTTTGATCTTGGGAATGTTTCGCCTGCTCTGGTGGTCGGAATGCCTGTTGGTTTCGTGAATGCTGCGGAGTCAAAATATTTACTGATGAGTCGTGACATCCCTTATATTGCGGTAGAGGGGCGTAAGGGGGGGAGTGCTCTTGCTGCATCCGTGATCAATGCATTGGCTCTTCTTGCTCTTTGA
- a CDS encoding amino acid ABC transporter permease translates to MHWDIVLDNFDYFLWGQAKFNGVFPFVHNLGGLAAAIILAGVGIFGAFWIGLAAGLMRLSRRWWVKLTAVIYIEMIRGMPLLLLIFWFFFLAPVLIGRSLPAFSTTMVCFMIFTAAYVAEIVRAGVQALPKGQMEAARGSGLSHYQAMRYVILPQSLRNMIPSFVNQFVSLTKDTSLAAILGVNELTRTGVQVDNREMVASFEVWITIAALYFMVCYMLTSYSRRLEAQLSRYQARDR, encoded by the coding sequence ATGCATTGGGATATTGTTCTAGATAATTTTGATTACTTCCTTTGGGGGCAAGCTAAATTCAATGGTGTCTTTCCATTTGTTCACAACTTGGGTGGGTTAGCTGCTGCAATTATACTCGCAGGCGTTGGAATCTTTGGCGCTTTTTGGATAGGACTCGCGGCAGGCCTGATGCGTCTTTCTCGTAGATGGTGGGTTAAACTGACAGCTGTCATTTATATAGAAATGATACGCGGAATGCCGCTCTTGCTTCTCATATTCTGGTTTTTCTTTCTTGCTCCAGTTCTGATAGGTCGTTCTTTGCCGGCTTTCTCTACAACAATGGTCTGCTTTATGATTTTTACTGCGGCATACGTAGCTGAGATTGTTCGTGCTGGGGTGCAAGCCTTGCCTAAAGGACAGATGGAGGCTGCGCGAGGCTCGGGACTATCTCATTACCAGGCTATGCGATACGTTATTCTTCCACAGTCATTGAGGAATATGATCCCCTCTTTTGTCAATCAATTTGTATCGTTGACAAAAGACACATCTCTCGCAGCCATACTTGGTGTCAATGAGTTGACCCGGACTGGAGTTCAGGTTGATAATAGAGAAATGGTTGCTTCGTTCGAGGTATGGATTACCATCGCGGCTCTGTACTTCATGGTTTGTTACATGTTGACTTCATACAGTCGTCGACTTGAAGCACAGCTTTCGCGATATCAGGCTCGGGATCGCTAA
- a CDS encoding amino acid ABC transporter ATP-binding protein, which yields MISFKNVNKWYGDFHVLNNINLTIQKGEVVVICGPSGSGKSTLIRCINRLEPTQEGDILVDGMNVSDPRTNMALLRAEVGFVFQQFNLYPHMTVLENILLAPTMVRHQSKGDATALAMELLKKVDIPDKAGAYPSQLSGGQQQRVAIARGLAMQPKIMLFDEPTSALDPEMINEVLDVMKSLAREGMTMICVTHEMGFAREVADRVIFMDGGNLIEENTPEEFFNNPQSERTKDFLSKILSH from the coding sequence GTGATTTCTTTCAAAAATGTTAACAAATGGTATGGGGATTTCCATGTCCTCAATAATATCAACCTTACTATACAAAAAGGCGAAGTTGTGGTTATCTGTGGCCCTTCAGGCTCAGGAAAATCCACATTGATTCGGTGCATAAACCGACTTGAGCCGACCCAGGAGGGAGACATTCTGGTTGATGGCATGAATGTCTCAGACCCTCGGACCAATATGGCCCTGCTTCGGGCAGAAGTCGGTTTTGTCTTTCAGCAGTTTAATCTGTACCCGCACATGACTGTACTGGAAAACATACTTCTTGCTCCCACTATGGTTCGCCATCAAAGCAAGGGAGACGCGACAGCATTGGCCATGGAGTTACTTAAAAAAGTTGATATTCCCGACAAAGCCGGCGCATATCCATCGCAACTTTCCGGAGGCCAACAACAACGCGTCGCCATAGCCAGAGGTTTGGCTATGCAACCTAAAATCATGCTTTTTGACGAACCGACTTCAGCTCTTGACCCGGAGATGATCAACGAAGTCCTGGACGTCATGAAATCTCTTGCCCGTGAGGGCATGACCATGATCTGCGTAACACATGAAATGGGATTTGCCCGCGAAGTTGCTGACCGCGTCATCTTTATGGATGGCGGTAACCTCATTGAAGAAAACACACCCGAAGAATTCTTCAATAACCCTCAAAGTGAACGCACAAAGGACTTCCTCAGCAAGATCCTTAGCCATTAG
- a CDS encoding L-serine ammonia-lyase, whose protein sequence is MPPINTSIFQLLKIGPGPSSSHTIGPMKAGFDFMDFARHLPQKEKERCNTLEIRLFGSLSATGEGHGTRRAVMSGLLGHLPHTCQPNILEQCDNLSQIFQLNLGGLEIPYSPSDIIFDQVQHSYLHSNTMVFRIKADSEVICERIYFSVGGGFLRWQGWKEPERSLPLYPYNSMAELKKHLKENHIRLHELILANEQALTGKSLDEINAGLDQIIEVMENAVETGISREGFLPGEIGLKRKASVMYARAKEEHFQGPGFIKALNAYALAASEENASGRCVVTAPTCGAAGVIPSVVFMLKRHMGALQEEVRQGLLAAVAIGFLCKHNASISGAEVGCQGEVGVASAMAAAFLAYARGYRFQVTENAAEIAMEHHLGLTCDPVGGYVQIPCIERNAMGAVKAYNAYLIASTLDESYHIVNLDKAIHAMAQTGRDMSRKYKETSLGGLALSMTEC, encoded by the coding sequence ATGCCACCAATAAATACTTCGATTTTCCAGCTACTCAAAATTGGTCCAGGACCTTCAAGCTCCCATACTATTGGTCCAATGAAAGCGGGATTTGACTTCATGGACTTTGCTCGACACCTTCCACAGAAAGAGAAGGAGCGATGCAATACACTCGAAATACGTCTTTTCGGCTCCCTCTCAGCGACAGGAGAAGGACACGGTACTCGTCGAGCCGTCATGTCTGGCTTACTTGGCCATCTTCCACATACCTGCCAACCCAATATTCTTGAGCAATGTGATAATTTAAGCCAAATCTTTCAGCTGAACCTTGGCGGACTTGAAATTCCATATAGTCCAAGCGACATAATCTTTGACCAGGTTCAACATAGCTATCTGCATAGCAACACGATGGTCTTTCGAATAAAAGCCGATAGTGAAGTAATTTGTGAACGAATTTATTTTTCAGTCGGTGGTGGTTTTCTGCGATGGCAAGGTTGGAAGGAACCAGAGCGTAGCCTTCCTCTCTATCCATACAACTCCATGGCTGAGTTAAAAAAGCACCTGAAAGAGAATCACATCCGCCTTCATGAACTTATTCTTGCAAACGAACAGGCTCTTACTGGCAAGAGTCTTGATGAAATTAATGCTGGTTTAGACCAGATTATTGAAGTTATGGAAAACGCAGTTGAAACCGGCATATCAAGAGAAGGTTTCCTCCCAGGTGAAATAGGATTGAAGCGAAAAGCTTCTGTAATGTATGCGCGAGCCAAGGAAGAGCACTTTCAGGGACCAGGCTTCATTAAGGCACTGAACGCCTATGCCCTTGCCGCGTCTGAAGAAAATGCGTCAGGTCGTTGTGTTGTAACAGCTCCGACTTGTGGGGCAGCAGGAGTTATTCCCTCTGTCGTTTTCATGCTTAAACGACACATGGGCGCCTTACAGGAAGAGGTTCGTCAAGGATTACTTGCTGCAGTTGCGATTGGTTTTTTGTGTAAGCACAATGCATCAATTTCCGGTGCAGAGGTCGGCTGCCAAGGGGAAGTAGGGGTCGCTTCGGCAATGGCTGCGGCTTTTCTGGCCTACGCTCGAGGCTATCGATTTCAGGTTACTGAAAATGCCGCAGAAATAGCAATGGAACACCATCTAGGCCTGACATGTGACCCTGTGGGGGGGTATGTTCAGATTCCCTGCATTGAAAGGAATGCCATGGGGGCAGTCAAGGCCTACAATGCCTATCTAATAGCTTCAACCCTTGATGAATCCTACCATATCGTCAATTTGGACAAAGCCATACATGCGATGGCACAAACTGGACGCGATATGTCTCGAAAATACAAAGAAACATCTCTTGGTGGTCTGGCTTTGTCCATGACAGAGTGTTAA
- a CDS encoding 2-oxoacid:acceptor oxidoreductase family protein has product MKPQQDLDRFEIRFSGLGGQGIITLGRVMGQGLALGHGYNVTQTQSYGPEARGGSSRCDLVISSESISYPKAESLDILVALSQEACNAYYPYLKPGGILILESDLVPQPPTNRFLGLAYTKLAKEKVGIVQAMNTVVLGSLSFLLPFINQATMRKSLESSLPAKIRAVNTKAFNLGHRLAKKEWGMDAGDVWSIDS; this is encoded by the coding sequence ATGAAACCGCAACAGGATTTGGATCGTTTTGAAATACGGTTCTCCGGTCTTGGCGGGCAGGGAATTATTACCCTTGGGCGTGTCATGGGCCAAGGGTTGGCTCTTGGTCATGGATATAATGTCACTCAGACCCAGAGTTATGGGCCTGAAGCTCGCGGTGGTTCAAGCCGATGTGATCTTGTTATCAGTTCAGAATCGATTAGTTACCCAAAGGCTGAGAGTTTGGATATATTGGTCGCGCTTTCTCAGGAAGCTTGTAATGCCTACTATCCTTATCTAAAACCTGGTGGTATTTTGATTCTGGAGTCGGATTTGGTTCCACAGCCACCGACGAATAGATTTCTTGGGTTAGCTTATACCAAGCTAGCCAAGGAGAAAGTTGGCATTGTTCAGGCTATGAATACAGTTGTGCTTGGCTCTCTCTCATTTCTTTTGCCCTTCATAAATCAGGCTACAATGCGGAAAAGTTTGGAGTCATCACTTCCGGCCAAGATCCGAGCGGTGAATACCAAGGCCTTCAATTTGGGGCACCGATTAGCCAAGAAGGAATGGGGAATGGACGCTGGTGATGTTTGGTCGATAGATAGTTAG
- the deoC gene encoding deoxyribose-phosphate aldolase: protein MDGANSLAILVIVFPLGATFTEVKVLEARAAIASGACEVDMVMNIGAFKSGDELFIAEDIVSVVNAASGSLVKVILEILILSKNETGRACLLSLESGAAFVKICTGFGYGGASVEAVKIMRRTVGFDIGVKANGGVLNYKDALAMIEAGANRLGTSAPVAIISGQMGEECQK from the coding sequence TTGGACGGGGCCAATTCACTCGCTATTTTGGTGATAGTTTTTCCTTTAGGGGCAACCTTTACAGAAGTAAAAGTTCTTGAGGCACGAGCAGCCATTGCATCAGGAGCGTGTGAAGTTGACATGGTTATGAATATTGGAGCGTTCAAAAGTGGAGACGAGTTGTTTATCGCAGAAGATATTGTATCGGTTGTCAACGCTGCGTCCGGTAGCCTTGTTAAGGTTATTCTTGAGATATTAATCTTGTCCAAAAATGAGACTGGGAGAGCATGCCTTTTGAGTCTTGAGAGTGGAGCTGCTTTTGTTAAGATATGCACCGGTTTCGGTTACGGTGGAGCCTCAGTTGAAGCGGTAAAAATAATGCGCAGGACTGTTGGTTTTGATATCGGGGTGAAAGCAAATGGCGGAGTTTTGAACTATAAAGATGCTCTTGCCATGATAGAGGCCGGAGCTAATCGACTTGGAACGTCGGCACCTGTTGCCATTATTTCGGGTCAAATGGGGGAAGAATGCCAAAAATAA
- a CDS encoding ABC transporter substrate-binding protein, producing MRVLKITVLAALLVMAASVAAFAGPTYDRVMSTKVVKAGLSNQGIPFGFIDEKNEWVGFDVDMATEIAKRLGAKLEKVVVNNNTRISFVQTNPPKVDMVLSNMTHKRVRDEKIDFSITYFFDGQKFLAKKGAVKDIKDLANLKVGSMQGTTSIVNATEYLKKLGNPSPKVTGYDGEVAMFEALRSGRVQAITTDSTILLGYAAKIPGQFELVGDFISDEPYGIGLPQDDSAWRDAINFTVQDMWKDGTYMTIYNKWFGPESSYPFPMTSKIEMWP from the coding sequence ATGAGAGTTCTCAAAATCACTGTCCTGGCCGCTTTGCTGGTCATGGCTGCTTCCGTAGCCGCTTTCGCAGGTCCCACTTATGACCGCGTCATGTCCACCAAGGTTGTCAAGGCTGGTCTTTCAAACCAAGGTATTCCCTTTGGTTTCATTGATGAAAAAAATGAGTGGGTCGGCTTTGATGTCGACATGGCTACCGAAATAGCCAAGCGCCTTGGTGCCAAGCTCGAAAAGGTCGTCGTTAACAACAACACACGTATTTCCTTTGTTCAGACCAATCCGCCCAAGGTTGATATGGTCCTGTCAAACATGACTCACAAACGCGTCCGTGATGAGAAGATTGATTTTTCCATCACCTACTTCTTTGATGGCCAAAAATTCTTGGCAAAAAAAGGCGCAGTTAAAGATATCAAGGATCTGGCAAACTTGAAAGTTGGTTCCATGCAAGGAACAACTTCTATTGTCAATGCAACAGAATACCTGAAGAAACTTGGCAATCCGTCCCCGAAAGTAACAGGCTATGATGGCGAAGTTGCCATGTTTGAGGCTCTGCGCTCCGGCCGTGTCCAAGCTATTACCACTGACTCCACAATTCTTCTTGGATATGCAGCAAAGATTCCCGGCCAGTTCGAATTGGTTGGAGATTTCATCTCCGATGAGCCGTATGGCATCGGCCTGCCCCAAGATGACTCTGCTTGGCGTGACGCCATCAACTTCACAGTGCAGGATATGTGGAAAGACGGCACCTACATGACCATCTACAATAAATGGTTCGGTCCTGAGTCTTCCTATCCGTTCCCCATGACTTCCAAGATCGAAATGTGGCCTTAA
- a CDS encoding 4Fe-4S dicluster domain-containing protein encodes MAKREKGKSKVTVYPDWCKGCGICVEFCPVKVLELSDQGKAVVTHEEDCIRCGFCELHCPDFAIIVKDKEEGEGNDDPSDVHSKKTKGA; translated from the coding sequence ATGGCCAAGAGAGAAAAGGGAAAAAGTAAGGTTACCGTCTATCCTGACTGGTGTAAGGGGTGCGGCATCTGTGTTGAATTCTGCCCAGTCAAGGTTCTTGAATTGAGCGATCAGGGGAAAGCTGTGGTAACACACGAGGAGGATTGCATCCGGTGTGGATTTTGTGAACTGCACTGTCCTGATTTTGCGATTATCGTAAAAGATAAGGAAGAAGGTGAGGGAAATGATGACCCTTCAGATGTGCATTCCAAGAAGACCAAGGGAGCATAA
- a CDS encoding amino acid ABC transporter permease, whose amino-acid sequence MLKRYFEKAWVQNLTLLAMLGLVVCYFTFFFEFKYDFDWAVFVTEGQYGHMGHLMLNGLNLTLTITIYSAVIALLFGTIFGLARLSSFKPVYWFATCYVELFRNTPLLIQLFFWNFAFPYAFPDEIRFKIFELDFEFWVATIGCGIFTGAFMAEIIRAGIQSIPKGLLEASYSSGLNFTQTLRKVILPLAFREIIPPLGSEFLNNMKNTSLAMTIGVTELFWSMQEVLSLTYRTFESITAATVIYLILSLTIACILNIVNEKLKIMPRGETSFLRRIADIVFMPFGLIGSSLEYIFWYFRKPPEARTVSPFRRLLHTSVKTLIQAAKTLFVIALLYLIYLIIMAVAAFNFDVIFANLKSLLIWRFPKGDDTEFFMGLGGLSGSLLISIFSISGSFIIGLFIGMGRTAKNRAIKIPCMLYIELVRGIPLLLVIFWFYQVVLDFVFKIDIHAFWAGTIALTFFFGAYVAETVRGGIENIPVGQVEAAKASGLSYFQTMRKIVLPQALKQMLPALVGMFIAAFKDTSLLYIIGVMDLTRAAYAVNNRLMIYPFEIYTTVVVLYFMFSYIMSLYAKRLERKLSPENIRIEM is encoded by the coding sequence ATGCTGAAAAGATATTTTGAAAAGGCCTGGGTTCAGAACCTCACCCTGCTGGCAATGCTCGGCTTGGTGGTTTGTTATTTCACCTTTTTCTTCGAATTCAAATACGACTTTGACTGGGCCGTCTTCGTCACCGAAGGTCAGTATGGGCACATGGGACATCTGATGCTCAACGGTCTCAACCTGACCCTGACGATTACTATATACTCAGCCGTCATAGCGCTCCTCTTCGGAACTATTTTCGGATTGGCCAGACTTTCGAGTTTCAAACCCGTATACTGGTTTGCAACCTGTTACGTCGAGCTATTCCGCAATACCCCACTTCTCATTCAGCTCTTTTTCTGGAACTTTGCATTCCCCTATGCATTTCCTGATGAAATCAGATTTAAAATTTTTGAACTTGATTTTGAATTCTGGGTAGCTACAATCGGTTGTGGCATCTTCACAGGCGCATTCATGGCTGAAATTATCCGAGCCGGTATACAATCTATTCCCAAAGGATTACTGGAAGCTTCCTACTCATCAGGTTTGAACTTCACACAAACTCTACGCAAGGTTATCCTGCCACTGGCTTTTCGAGAAATTATCCCCCCCTTGGGAAGTGAATTTCTCAACAATATGAAAAATACATCCCTTGCCATGACCATCGGAGTGACCGAACTTTTTTGGTCCATGCAGGAAGTTCTTTCACTGACATACCGCACATTCGAATCCATTACCGCTGCTACCGTTATTTACTTGATACTCTCGCTGACGATTGCGTGTATTCTCAATATAGTAAACGAAAAACTCAAGATCATGCCAAGAGGCGAGACGTCTTTCCTCCGGCGGATTGCCGATATTGTTTTCATGCCCTTTGGCCTAATAGGCTCCAGTCTTGAATACATATTCTGGTACTTTAGAAAACCTCCCGAAGCTCGCACGGTTTCACCGTTTCGCCGCCTGCTTCATACAAGTGTGAAAACCCTGATACAAGCGGCAAAGACTCTCTTTGTCATCGCCCTGCTGTATCTCATCTATTTAATAATAATGGCTGTCGCTGCCTTTAATTTTGATGTAATCTTTGCAAACTTGAAGTCATTGCTCATTTGGAGATTTCCAAAGGGAGATGATACAGAATTCTTCATGGGACTTGGAGGCCTCTCGGGCTCCCTGCTCATTTCGATATTCTCTATCAGTGGTAGCTTTATCATTGGCCTCTTCATCGGTATGGGGCGTACAGCAAAGAACAGGGCCATCAAAATCCCCTGTATGCTTTACATCGAATTAGTCCGTGGAATTCCCCTACTCCTCGTCATTTTCTGGTTTTATCAAGTCGTGCTGGATTTTGTTTTCAAAATCGATATTCACGCCTTCTGGGCTGGCACCATTGCCTTGACCTTCTTCTTTGGTGCGTATGTCGCAGAGACTGTCCGTGGGGGCATTGAAAATATTCCTGTGGGCCAAGTTGAAGCAGCAAAAGCCTCCGGGTTGAGTTACTTCCAGACCATGCGCAAAATAGTCCTCCCACAAGCTCTCAAACAAATGCTTCCTGCTTTGGTAGGGATGTTCATCGCTGCCTTCAAGGATACTTCTCTGCTCTACATCATCGGCGTCATGGATCTGACCCGAGCTGCCTACGCAGTCAACAACAGGCTTATGATTTATCCCTTTGAAATCTATACCACTGTCGTGGTCTTGTATTTCATGTTCAGTTACATTATGAGCCTCTATGCAAAACGACTGGAAAGAAAACTCAGTCCAGAAAACATCCGTATTGAAATGTAA
- a CDS encoding amino acid ABC transporter permease, whose protein sequence is MQYTFHWDKMFSGEPALWMWEGFVTTLQISTIALICAMILGIIICIMRMVPFKPLQWLSLAYTEFFRNTPLLVQIFFWYNASHFVIPSAINEWMNDLYYWFPGPFSLLGHTFVGEWILFNVELISGVIALTVYSSAFIAEEIRAGIFSIPKNQLEASRAVGLSFLQGYRYVILPQALRIVIPPLISQALNLIKNSSLCMVIGVTDLMYMASQIESYHAIPFEAFSVALLIYLIISLVVSFCITMYNKHFMIQVMY, encoded by the coding sequence TTGCAGTATACGTTTCACTGGGATAAAATGTTTTCCGGCGAACCCGCTCTTTGGATGTGGGAAGGATTTGTCACAACATTGCAGATTTCTACAATCGCTTTGATCTGTGCCATGATTCTTGGGATCATAATTTGTATCATGCGGATGGTTCCATTTAAACCTTTGCAATGGCTGAGCCTTGCTTATACTGAATTTTTCAGGAATACACCGCTGCTTGTTCAGATTTTCTTTTGGTACAATGCTTCCCATTTTGTGATCCCCAGCGCCATTAATGAATGGATGAATGATTTGTACTATTGGTTCCCCGGACCTTTTTCACTCTTAGGACATACTTTTGTCGGTGAGTGGATTCTTTTCAATGTTGAGTTGATTTCCGGTGTGATTGCCTTGACTGTTTATAGCTCTGCATTCATTGCCGAAGAGATTCGAGCTGGCATCTTTTCCATCCCTAAAAATCAACTTGAGGCCTCGCGGGCAGTAGGACTTTCTTTTCTGCAGGGATATCGTTATGTCATTTTGCCACAAGCTTTGCGGATTGTTATACCACCACTCATTTCCCAAGCTTTAAATCTTATCAAAAACTCATCTTTGTGTATGGTTATTGGGGTGACTGATCTGATGTATATGGCGAGTCAGATAGAGTCATACCACGCCATTCCGTTCGAGGCATTTTCCGTTGCATTGTTGATTTACCTGATCATTTCTCTGGTCGTCTCCTTCTGCATCACTATGTATAATAAACACTTCATGATCCAGGTCATGTACTAG